CGTCCACCTTGCAGCCGCTCACGGTGGCCAGCGCCAGGGCGGCGACCGCGACCCCACCCCTCCATCGCCTCACGGGACGTCCTTCCCTCGCTCTGCGTTGATGTGCGCACGTTCAGCCGTGCGGTTCCACCGTAGCGAGCGGGGTGTCATGCGCATACCACCACTCAACGGGCAACAGGTGCACGCCGGGCGTATGGTCGGTGGTGAGGCACCTGCACGTCCCTCCTCCGGAAGGAGCCTCTGGATGGGTATCTTCGACCGATTCAAGAGCGCGGCGCAGAGCAGCAAGGGCCGGAAGATGTCCGAGAAGATGTCGGACCAGGCGGAGCGTCGTGTCAACGACAAGACCGGCGGCAAGTACACCGACCAGGTCGATCAGGCCCAGCAGCAGATGGAGGACCGGCTGGGCATGAAGCGCGACGAGTCGTAGCCGGCGGGTTACGACGGTCTCAGCGGGTTGGGTCCGTCCGCCTTGGGGTTCCCCTCGGCGGACGGACCTTTCGCCTGCGGCGGACTCGGGGCGCAGTCCCCTACGAGTCCAGTACCGACGTCAAGAACTCGCCCACCCATGACAGGAGTTCCCTGCCGACCAGTGGCTTGCCACCGATCTTGGCTGTCTTGGGGCGGGGGATCAGGATCTGGTGGGTGGCGGGTTTGAGGACCGCGCCCGGGTAGAGGCGCTTCACGCGGAGTTCCTGGGACTCGCGCAGGTCCACCGGAGCGAAGCGGATGTTCGTGCCCTGGAGGACGATCTCGCCGACGCCGCACGCGCGGGCGAGCATCCGCAGACCCGCGACCAGCAGCAGGTTCTCCACCGGCTCCGGCAGCTTGCCGTAGCGGTCGACGAGTTCCTCGCGTACGGAGGCGATGTCCTGCTCCGTGTTGACGGAGGCGATCGCCCGGTACGCCTGGAGGCGCAGCCGCTCGCCGGGGGCGTAGTCGTGCGGGACGTGCGCGTCGACCGGGAGCTCGATCTTGACCTCCAGCGGCGGCTCCTCCTCCACGCCGCCCTCCAGCGAGGCCCTGTAGTCCGCGACCGCCTCGCCGACCATGCGGACGTACAGGTCGAAGCCGACGCCCGCGATGTGCCCGGACTGCTCGCCGCCGAGCAGGTTGCCGGCGCCGCGGATCTCCAGGTCCTTCATCGCGACGTACATGCCCGCGCCCATCTCGGTGTGCTGGGCGATCGTCGCGAGCCGCTCGTGCGCGGTCTCCGTGAGCGGCTTCTCCGGCGGGTAGAGGAAGTAGGCGTACCCGCGCTCACGGCCGCGGCCCACCCGGCCGCGCAGCTGGTGGAGCTGGCTGAGGCCGAAGTTGTCGCCGCGCTCGACGATGAGGGTGTTGGCGTTGGAGATGTCGATGCCGGACTCGACGATCGTCGTCGAGACGAGGACGTCGGACCGCTTCTCCCAGAAGTCGACGACCACCTGTTCGAGTGCCTGCTCCG
The DNA window shown above is from Streptomyces sp. NBC_00670 and carries:
- a CDS encoding antitoxin gives rise to the protein MGIFDRFKSAAQSSKGRKMSEKMSDQAERRVNDKTGGKYTDQVDQAQQQMEDRLGMKRDES